The following coding sequences are from one Lysinibacillus sp. FSL W8-0992 window:
- the dpaL gene encoding diaminopropionate ammonia-lyase, with product MSHKLRWVYNRQYQLQENIERVEPVLQNFTVRQVNRVEQFHRTYDGFEKTPLRSLDFLASHIGVNKIFMKDESFRFGLNAFKVLGGIYAIGQYVAKLLGQHIDELSFEQLKSPEVKEQLGDLTFISTTDGNHGRGVAWAARELGCKARIYMPAGSAEERLQNIKNEGAYAEITTMNYDDTVRYTSQLAEENGWVIIQDTMWEGYEEIPLWIMQGYTTLAKEAVDQLEEAPTHVFLQAGVGSFAGAVVAFLQHFYGQQVTVVLVEPDAANCFYESFKQGTEHFVTVGGEMQTIMAGLACGEPNPIAWDILKAYTKVSICCDENVAATGMRVLANPLASDQRIIAGESGAAPFGCFYELMTNEDYAELKAALQLNAQSNILFVNTEGDTDVENYRNIVWHGKYAK from the coding sequence ATGAGCCATAAATTGAGATGGGTGTACAATCGGCAATATCAGTTACAGGAAAACATAGAACGAGTAGAACCTGTACTACAAAATTTCACAGTGAGACAGGTTAATCGTGTGGAACAGTTTCATCGTACATATGATGGTTTCGAAAAGACACCTTTACGTAGTTTAGATTTTTTAGCATCCCATATAGGGGTCAATAAAATATTTATGAAAGATGAGTCATTTCGATTTGGCTTAAATGCATTTAAAGTTTTAGGTGGTATTTATGCAATTGGACAGTATGTTGCGAAATTGCTAGGTCAACATATTGATGAACTGTCATTCGAACAATTAAAGTCGCCTGAAGTAAAAGAACAACTAGGCGATTTAACATTTATTTCAACGACAGATGGCAATCATGGACGGGGGGTTGCATGGGCTGCAAGAGAACTAGGATGTAAAGCACGGATTTATATGCCAGCTGGCAGTGCAGAAGAGCGTTTGCAAAATATTAAAAACGAAGGGGCCTATGCGGAAATCACGACGATGAATTATGATGATACCGTACGCTATACGTCACAGCTGGCAGAGGAAAATGGCTGGGTAATCATACAGGATACGATGTGGGAAGGCTATGAAGAAATCCCTTTATGGATTATGCAAGGCTATACAACTTTAGCGAAGGAAGCCGTCGATCAATTAGAAGAAGCACCAACCCATGTATTTTTACAGGCAGGGGTAGGTTCCTTTGCGGGAGCAGTCGTTGCTTTTCTACAACATTTTTATGGTCAGCAAGTAACAGTTGTTTTAGTAGAGCCTGATGCAGCAAATTGCTTCTACGAAAGTTTTAAACAGGGAACGGAGCATTTTGTTACTGTCGGTGGAGAAATGCAAACGATTATGGCTGGCTTAGCATGTGGGGAGCCAAATCCCATAGCTTGGGATATTTTAAAAGCGTATACGAAAGTTAGTATTTGCTGTGATGAAAATGTAGCTGCAACGGGCATGCGTGTACTAGCTAACCCACTTGCTTCGGATCAACGCATTATTGCAGGCGAATCAGGTGCTGCACCATTCGGATGTTTTTATGAATTAATGACCAATGAGGATTATGCAGAATTAAAGGCGGCATTACAGCTAAATGCACAATCAAATATACTATTTGTTAATACAGAGGGAGACACGGACGTGGAAAACTACCGTAATATTGTGTGGCATGGTAAGTATGCAAAATAG